A single region of the Bdellovibrio sp. GT3 genome encodes:
- a CDS encoding winged helix-turn-helix transcriptional regulator has protein sequence MILFNLLSGTKRFNELQRLAGNPSARVLTLQLRELEDDKIIKRHVYDQIPPRVVFFDKERP, from the coding sequence ATGATTTTGTTTAATCTGCTTTCTGGCACAAAACGTTTCAACGAATTGCAAAGACTGGCGGGGAATCCCTCAGCTCGTGTACTGACTTTACAACTTCGTGAACTTGAAGACGACAAGATTATCAAACGGCATGTCTATGATCAGATACCACCACGTGTAGTATTCTTTGACAAAGAAAGGCCATAG
- a CDS encoding SDR family oxidoreductase produces MIAVTGATGHLGKLAIDELLNKGNKANQIVGIVRNKGKAQDLVSKGIEVREADYGNTELLTKALQGVEKLLFISGSEVGQRVAQHTNILKAAQSAGVKFIAYTSILNADSSHLLLAKEHQLTEKMIKDSGIPYAFLRNGWYIENYTEQLAGALQNGAVVGSAGEGKFNPATRSDYAAAAATVITDKASGKSVYELGGDVMTMQEYAALVSKVSGKKIEYKNMPAGEYTKLLMSFGLPTQFAEALADSDVGISKGELFTKSPDLKNLIGRPLTTLESAIKKAL; encoded by the coding sequence ATGATCGCAGTAACAGGAGCCACTGGACATTTGGGTAAACTGGCCATCGATGAACTATTGAACAAAGGCAATAAGGCCAATCAAATTGTAGGCATCGTCAGAAACAAAGGCAAAGCCCAGGACCTTGTCTCAAAAGGAATCGAAGTTCGCGAAGCTGATTACGGAAATACAGAACTATTGACCAAGGCTCTTCAGGGCGTTGAGAAATTGTTGTTTATTTCTGGCAGCGAAGTGGGCCAACGAGTCGCTCAGCACACGAATATTTTGAAAGCGGCCCAGTCGGCCGGAGTTAAATTTATTGCTTACACAAGCATTCTAAATGCAGACAGCAGTCACCTGCTGTTGGCGAAGGAACACCAACTTACCGAAAAGATGATCAAGGATTCCGGCATTCCTTATGCGTTCTTAAGAAATGGCTGGTACATAGAAAACTACACCGAACAGCTTGCGGGCGCATTGCAAAATGGCGCCGTTGTCGGCAGCGCAGGTGAAGGAAAATTCAACCCAGCCACCCGTTCGGACTACGCCGCAGCTGCCGCGACTGTTATTACAGACAAAGCATCCGGTAAATCAGTTTACGAACTGGGTGGTGATGTTATGACCATGCAGGAATACGCAGCGCTGGTTTCAAAAGTAAGCGGCAAAAAAATTGAATACAAAAATATGCCCGCAGGTGAATACACGAAACTGTTGATGAGTTTCGGTTTGCCAACTCAATTCGCCGAAGCATTGGCTGACTCTGATGTTGGAATCTCCAAAGGGGAACTCTTCACGAAAAGCCCTGACTTGAAGAACCTGATTGGTCGTCCATTAACAACCTTGGAATCCGCAATCAAGAAAGCACTATAG
- a CDS encoding DUF4180 domain-containing protein, which produces MNFQMHQKGNQKIAEVVGEGLFISSAADAFQAMMDISYEAGVKKMVFHQANMGPDFFDLKTKVLGELMQKAVNYQIQVAFVGSFSKMESKSLKDLIYESNKGHQQFFAEDLETALELLATHE; this is translated from the coding sequence ATGAACTTTCAAATGCATCAAAAAGGAAATCAGAAAATTGCAGAGGTTGTTGGGGAAGGTTTATTCATCAGCTCTGCGGCCGACGCCTTTCAGGCGATGATGGACATTTCCTATGAAGCTGGCGTGAAGAAGATGGTTTTTCATCAAGCTAATATGGGTCCTGATTTCTTTGATCTTAAAACAAAAGTTCTGGGCGAGCTGATGCAAAAGGCTGTCAATTATCAAATTCAGGTGGCCTTTGTCGGGAGTTTTTCGAAGATGGAAAGCAAAAGTCTTAAAGATCTAATCTACGAAAGTAACAAAGGCCATCAGCAATTCTTCGCCGAAGACCTTGAAACGGCGTTGGAGCTATTGGCCACTCACGAGTAA
- a CDS encoding SRPBCC family protein yields MKINPKLDLVLERTLDITPEESWKGWTTPELLCKWFCPEPWKVTEAEVDLRPGGIFKTVMQSPEGEKFPNAGCFLEVIPNKKLTWTDCLLPDFRPVENIVSGADLHFTATIMMEAAGGGKTKYTAIAMHRDETDRKKHEDMGFHQGWGICADQLEKLMKSLR; encoded by the coding sequence ATGAAAATCAACCCGAAACTGGATTTGGTACTTGAACGCACTTTGGACATAACCCCTGAAGAATCATGGAAAGGCTGGACCACGCCAGAGTTACTCTGCAAATGGTTTTGCCCGGAACCTTGGAAAGTGACTGAGGCAGAAGTGGATCTTCGCCCGGGTGGTATTTTTAAAACCGTGATGCAGTCCCCTGAAGGAGAAAAGTTTCCGAATGCGGGTTGTTTCTTGGAAGTGATTCCAAACAAGAAACTGACTTGGACGGATTGTCTGCTGCCGGATTTCCGACCGGTAGAGAATATCGTATCAGGTGCAGATCTTCACTTCACAGCGACGATAATGATGGAAGCAGCTGGTGGCGGAAAAACCAAATACACAGCGATCGCCATGCACCGGGATGAAACCGATCGCAAAAAACACGAAGACATGGGCTTTCACCAAGGCTGGGGCATCTGCGCCGATCAATTGGAAAAGCTGATGAAAAGCCTGCGTTAG